In the Festucalex cinctus isolate MCC-2025b chromosome 10, RoL_Fcin_1.0, whole genome shotgun sequence genome, one interval contains:
- the LOC144026607 gene encoding uncharacterized protein LOC144026607 isoform X1, with protein sequence MPRGKGYHRSEAAKRRMTERLRLGDVQQPFHATCARGGTGGRHKVQEWPISCVTGRSHKLVIPSECSNKKFVLLIGDSHLRSIADGFVEMPKDFFSFGVMSTPGACATELTTEVQHAVVPRTPDVVCLLAPSNNLTSSRTPDEAGADFCRLLGNVCGRWPNKVFVLDFPPRLTVDVTQQDYLRQEFHRVSARMGVKYMSTAAFFPLKNLKLWSKDGVHLSDDHGMSILVQLMCDGVHQQLDLQTPKLEIQVASRPPAVKTIPKIVVKGETLVLRRLNPFEWIVVGPGRKRTQAGLEQSCDGVPKKRKIQPNVVLKECFIPLTPVWFSSEMLGAMDKIKPSDLSSPVKAAPRDKKKSNVRYQQRVVFKRTKSQALQRMVVDASLCSSSVVEEVVQQEATPRALVDASLSCSSGVEKAVQEEATQRMVVDASLCSSSFVEEVVQQEATPRPLVDASLSCSSGVEKAVQEEATQRMVVDASLCSSSFVEEVVQQEATPRPLVDASLSCSSGVEKVVQEEATQRMVVDASLCFSSVVEEVVQQEVTQRPVVDASLSCSSVVKDAVQEELPRERTSRMEHAAKISPKRIQSKTIGNANTSMCYVLEGDVTCNSFLTDMNTAYDSYAHTDSSSINVHSISFGAPSDALECQCRSVNGSFHQGDSRLNHPGKQCMAIAYVGLANHTASSAFSWCSEDLDKLLVLGDRLYTLLKNSDKFSSSHNYLMVPDLPKQLVFEGTLFEFKEIDVVSGFIPMVDKTIIVECQDVTILKGLQKIHDQVDLCLLTMGCYTCAIICKNGQYAVFDSHARSASGMPDGDGKSVIVYFNCLQDVYDHICNLTKKTCRGQTFFEFSGFHVVRTQTSSYEHSVKGVGMIVLDSLAEVTRNLGLDNNSTIFELHAYTEAEKVHSQPVSFGASSHALERYDDRSLNGFHKGDTLQAMAQCSVGQQAKPSVKDVKITTQDSTVSQQCKMSLRSSVSRTMQSCDATALNADVQIMGNVTHKKMQFKPIGKQVVQDLCTRFKWDLEKLVVEESANGGLLGLPCQKEKIIGDGNCFFRAVSQAVCGSQKNHRKIRLAVVKQMESNAVVYETFLRSEYSSVDEYIKKSKMRNVGSWATEVEIQATADCLGVNIFIYYDGKWLEYSSKAKEGIYLENSNGNHYETVICVYHPELQKCYGLCKAYLANFEAYNLRRQNIVQGSCIQQVSVKSVNNTDNLNLTRTLSIKKEIVNIEDDGIAQTKYSKSNSFISKYLIQKYRYQKKTNYQDNVSHRNKLKEMRVAKYHLNALHRDKLRDKSRKKYWENPFLREKVQELSVKKYCENTVHREKVKDMSIKKYWQNEPHRKKMKEMSANKYGQDETHREKVKEMSIKKYRQNELHKEKVKEMSIKKYRQNELHKEKVKEMSIKKYRLNELHKEKVKEMSIKKYRQNELHKEKVKEMSTINYWHNVLHRKSVKLRSKCKYDSNPDHKKKVKAATRCRMQKIKEKSTQIDFIMKNFWDKVKNGPEFVCSVCHRLLFRRQVLFYKTDNYKKNKIVAAIAEKCVTEKYLHKCSVDCVVPCRALQSARGQLWICFTCNGKIIKGEIPPECVINNLTVQPIPPDLACLNSLEQHLIALHIPFMKMLALPKGGQNGVHGPVTCVPANIVQTNNLLPRSNMEGSLLAVKLKRKLTYKGYYEYQFVDTMRIRQALQILKQTNVHYKDVNFNETWINEFCREQGEVVENINNVESGENSNVEDDLLHDRQQHCMFQDTCLMPVDIGQEALDQYFDDVLNLAPAEGNNPVKLLSDHTNEAKCFPVLFPQGRNTYHDSRQYRLTLARYFNNRILHADGRFAQNVEYIFFAQYMSEIEQVISNVSIALRKGNKGQTFKKLSKDMLKNEESLRDLLKFDEGYRFLKPIRGTPAFWQGVQRDLIACVRQLGVPTWFCSFSSADIRWKTLLNSILKNNGRTQTAEELEWADKCELLRHNPVAAARYFDFRWHIFLREVLMSDLHPIGKILDYFHRVEFQQRGSPHTHCFFWIFNAPLIDKNTDDEVCEFIDKYVTCELPSEDEALLDIVTSVQEHSKQHTKSCKKKNTVCRFNYPRPASSRTFISRRKTDENDKKQCKCKVDKDALAKCACKNEEQQESIRAAEIMTAVKTALSDKNASFDSVEHLFESLGINQETFEDAYQRFSRNTHVVLKRDVKAVWVNPYNKSLLKCWNANMDIQYVIDAYACIVYIISYISKSEREMGLLLRNAQSEAAKDGNVSAKAALKNLGSVYLQNREVSAQEAVYRLTNMHLKECSRKVVFVPTGDNQVKLSLPLNVLRQKAASQNLTTEDMWMTSTVERYKNRPNDATFNDMCMATFASEYRVLSKNEKCQNRITLNNDCGFIAKRTRTKPAVVRYMRFSESKNSELFYQSRMQLFLPYRVDTQLKPPNCELFEQFYKNGHVRFNDGSKHSVKSVVDLNRSKFEKEANELEAIQNMIDSDGILENAWCDLFPEQELERLQCEEERKNKDQIVEEVENIPDLAVGNQKIAHLEKRNNIMSRSDGLALIRSLNKTQLSVFYQIRQWCLQKLAGKNPDPLHVFITGGAGTGKTHLIKAIQYEATRLLSTVCRHPDNVCVLITAPTGIAAYNLHASTIHHTFSISKDCRLPYTPLGEEKLNSLRAKYSDLQILIIDEISMVDHKMLSYIHGRLRQIKQTGDVHPFGKVSVIAVGDFFQLPPVKGKPLYVDDVGFNLWSNRFRLVELKDIVRQKDHVFAELLNRIRTRSKGTPMLKTDIETLKSCETGEVSSALHIFPTNKQVNEHNIQQLFKTCPEYIEIDAQDFVTNKKTGKLELKSGHHAKAHDACLAEKLLLGKDARVMLCKNVDVMDGLVNGVCGTVRHIVTYQNNKFPQKVYVKFDDNQIGAQSRKQSAGSNPFISMGATAIEPEEERATKQGGLRRQFPLKLAWACTIHKVQGITVDNVVVSLKKVFSAGQAYVALSRVTSLAGLVIQDLEDKALYCKDHIKDAIQSMPKFLIENETKSKFNTHTFSLFMMNVQNLPCHVFDLGLCTQHLQLNCIAVIETWLPPVFSMEAVKLDGYNFHSAPRALAYNGNHPALVGLQHQQHGGVGMYIAHNMKYDILKLPNVNLECWAYKCATYNILVAVIYRPPSYPMSLFKENLGKLLDWLDPQSNTIAVMGDFNDDLLKSSTICKFVTDRGYSQLVGEPTTEKGTQIDHVYVKTPFYDVKSIVVPTYFSDHEGLVCSFTYKCMNNDPKN encoded by the exons ATGCCTCGGGGGAAAGGCTATCATCGTTCGGAGGCAGCCAAGAGGAGGATGACTGAACGTCTTCGACTTGGTGATGTTCAGCAACCATTTCATGCAACTTGCGCAC GTGGTGGTACTGGTGGCCGTCACAAAGTGCAAGAATGGCCAATTTCTTGCGTTACTGGTCGAAGCCACAAGTTGGTCATACCCTCTGAGTGTTCAAACAAGAAG TTTGTCTTGCTCATTGGAGACTCGCACCTACGGAGCATCGCAGATGGTTTTGTGGAGATgccaaaggattttttttcctttggcgtcatgtCGACACCCGGAGCTTGTGCAACCGAGTTGACTACTGAGGTGCAGCATGCTGTTGTGCCTAGAACTCCAGACGTGGTTTGTCTTTTGGCTCCTAGCAATAACCTGACATCCAGCCGCACCCCTGACGAGGCAGGAGCAGATTTCTGCAGACTCCTTGGTAATGTCTGTGGTCGCTGGCCTAATAAG GTGTTTGTCTTGGACTTTCCTCCACGTCTAACCGTGGATGTGACTCAGCAGGATTACTTGCGTCAGGAGTTTCATCGTGTGTCAGCACGTATGG GGGTCAAGTACATGTCTACTGCAGCGTTCTTCCCTTTGAAGAACTTGAAGCTGTGGAGTAAAGATGGT GTGCACTTGAGTGATGATCATGGGATGAGTATTCTTGTGCAGTTGATGTGTGATGGTGTTCATCAG caACTTGACCTCCAAACACCTAAGTTGGAGATACAAGTAGCATCGAGGCCACCAGCGGTTAAAACTATTCCAAAAATTGTGGTTAAGGGTGAGACTTTGGTTCTTCGTCGATTGAACCCATTTGAGTGGATTGTTGTTGGACCAGGCAGGAAG AGGACGCAAGCAGGACTTGAACAATCCTGTGATGGGGTTCCCAAAAAGAGGAAAATTCAGCCTAAT GTTGTGCTAAAGGAATGTTTTATTCCTCTAACCCCAGTTTGGTTCAGCAGTGAAATGTTGGGTGCGATGGATAAGATAAAACCATCAGATCTGTCCAGCCCTGTGAAGGCTGCTCCAAGAGACAAAAAG AAATCAAATGTGAGATATCAACAGAGAGTTGTTTTCAAAAGGACAAAGTCAcag gcaTTACAAAGGATGGTGGTGGATGCCAGTCTTTGTTCTTCCAGTGTTGTGGAAGAGGTTGTGCAGCAAGAG GCAACACCAAGGGCGTTGGTGGATGCAAGTTTGTCTTGTTCCAGTGGTGTGGAAAAGGctgtgcaggaggag gcaACACAAAGGATGGTGGTGGATGCCAGTCTCTGTTCTTCCAGTTTTGTGGAAGAGGTTGTGCAGCAAGag GCAACACCAAGGCCGTTGGTGGATGCAAGTTTGTCTTGTTCCAGTGGTGTGGAAAAGGctgtgcaggaggag gcaACACAAAGGATGGTGGTGGATGCCAGTCTTTGTTCTTCCAGTTTTGTGGAAGAGGTTGTGCAGCAAGAG GCAACACCAAGGCCGTTGGTGGATGCAAGTTTGTCTTGTTCCAGTGGTGTGGAAAAGGTtgtgcaggaggag gcaacacaaaggatggtggtggatgccagtctttgtttttccagtgttgtggaagaggttgtgcagcaagag gTAACACAAAGACCAGTGGTGGATGCAAGTTTGTCTTGTTCCAGTGTTGTGAAAGACGCTGTGCAGGAGGAG TTGCCGAGGGAGAGGACTTCTCGCATGGAGCATGCAGCCAAGATCAGTCCCAAGCGTATACAAAGTAAGACCATTGGTAATGCAAATACATCTATGTGTTATGTTTTAGAAGGTGATGTTACATGTAATTCATTCTTGACTGATATGAACACAGCATATGACAGTTATGCACATACTGACAGCTCCAGTATTAAtgttcattcaatatcattcggAGCTCCAAGTGATGCTCTAGAGTGTCAATGCAGAAGTGTGAATGGGTCTTTTCATCAAGGAGACAGTCGGTTGAACCATCCAGGTAAGCAGTGTATGGCTATAGCGTATGTGGGTCTAGCAAATCACACAGCTAGTAGTGCGTTTTCATGGTGTTCAGAAGATTTAGACAAACTTCTTGTTTTAGGTGATCGTTTGTATACATTATTGAAGAATAGTGACAAGTTCAGTAGCTCACATAACTATTTAATGGTGCCAGACTTGCCAAAGCAGCTGGTTTTTGAAGGAACGCTGTTTGAGTTTAAGGAAATAGATGTGGTGTCTGGATTTATACCGATGGTCGATAAAACAATTATTGTGGAATGTCAAGACGTTACTATTTTAAAAGGATTGCAAAAGATACATGATCAAGTTGATTTATGTTTGCTGACCATGGGTTGTTATACATGTGCAATCATTTGCAAAAATGGACAGTATGCAGTATTTGATTCCCATGCTCGCAGTGCTAGTGGAATGCCAGATGGTGATGGTAAAAGTGTTATAGTTTACTTTAATTGTCTTCAAGATGTTTATGATCATATAtgtaatttgacaaaaaagACATGTAGAGGGCAAACGTTTTTTGAGTTTTCAGGTTTTCATGTTGTGCGGACACAGACAAGTTCATATGAACACTCTGTAAAGGGTGTTGGCATGATTGTATTGGATTCCCTGGCTGAAGTTACACGTAATTTAGGTTTGGATAATAACAGCACAATATTTGAGCTCCATGCGTACACCGAGGCAGAAAAAGTACATTCCCAACCAGTGTCATTTGGAGCTTCAAGTCATGCTTTAGAGCGTTATGATGACAGAAGCTTGAATGGTTTTCATAAGGGAGACACACTACAAGCAATGGCTCAATGTTCAGTGGGTCAACAAGCTAAACCCTCTGTAAAGGATGTAAAAATTACTACACAGGATTCTACTGTATCACAGCAATGTAAGATGTCATTGAGAAGTAGCGTTTCAAGGACAATGCAAAGTTGTGACGCTACTGCACTTAATGCTGATGTGCAGATAATGGGCAATGTGACTCATAAAAAGATGCAATTTAAACCTATTGGTAAACAAGTTGTCCAAGATTTATGTACACGATTTAAATGGGATTTAGAGAAACTTGTTGTAGAGGAGTCTGCAAATGGTGGTTTACTAGGGCTTCCATGccagaaagagaaaataataggtGATGGGAACTGTTTCTTTCGAGCAGTATCTCAAGCTGTGTGTGGTTCACAAAAGAACCACAGAAAAATCAGACTAGCTGTTGTAAAACAAATGGAATCAAATGCAGTTGTGtatgaaacatttttaaggAGTGAGTACTCTTCAGTGGAtgagtatataaaaaaatcaaaaatgcgAAATGTTGGCAGTTGGGCTACTGAAGTGGAAATTCAAGCAACAGCAGATTGTTTAGGAgtcaatatatttatatattatgatGGTAAGTGGTTAGAATATAGTTCAAAAGCAAAAGAGGGAATTTACCTAGAAAATAGCAATGGTAATCATTATGAAACTGTTATTTGTGTGTATCATCCAGAACTGCAGAAGTGTTATGGATTGTGTAAAGCCTATCTGGCCAACTTCGAAGCATATAAtttaagaaggcaaaatataGTTCAAGGTTCATGTATACAACAAGTAAGTGTTAAAAGTGTAAACAACACTGACAATTTGAATCTAACCAGAACACTAAGTATTAAGAAAGAAATAGTGAATATTGAGGATGATGGTATAGcgcaaacaaaatattcaaagagtaatagttttatttcaaagtatttgATACAGAAATATAGATATCAAAAGAAAACTAATTATCAAGACAACGTATCGCATAGAAATAAACTAAAGGAAATGCGTGTTGCGAAATATCACCTAAATGCATTGCATCGGGACAAACTTAGggacaaaagtagaaaaaaatattgggaaAATCCTTTTCTAAGGGAAAAAGTGCAAGAATTGAGTGTAAAGAAATATTGTGAAAACACAGTGCATAGAGAAAAAGTCAAAgacatgagtataaaaaaatattggcaaaacgaaccgcatagaaaaaaaatgaaagaaatgagtGCAAATAAATATGGGCAAGATGAAACACATagggaaaaagtgaaagaaatgagtataaagaaatatcggcaaaatgaattgcataaggaaaaagtgaaagaaatgagtataaagaaatatcggcaaaatgaattgcataaggaaaaagtgaaagaaatgagtataAAGAAATATCGGCTAAATGAATTGCAtaaggaaaaagtgaaagaaatgagtataAAGAAATATCGGCAAAATGAATTGCACaaggaaaaagtgaaagaaatgagcACAATAAATTATTGGCATAACGTGTTGCACAGGAAAAGCGTTAAACTTCGAAGTAAATGTAAGTATGATAGTAATCCCGATCACAAGAAAAAAGTTAAGGCAGCTACCAGATGTAGGATGCAAAAAATTAAAGAGAAGTCAACACAGATAGATTTCATTATGAAAAATTTTTGGGATAAAGTGAAAAATGGGCCGGAATTTGTGTGTAGCGTCTGCCATAGATTGTTATTTAGACGCcaggttttattttataaaaccgataattacaagaaaaataaaatagtagctGCAATAGCAGAAAAATGtgtaacagaaaaatatttgcacaaaTGTAGTGTGGACTGTGTAGTACCATGTAGGGCATTACAGTCAGCTAGAGGCCAGCTGTGGATTTGCTTCACCTGCAATGGTAAGATTATTAAAGGCGAAATACCTCCTGAATGCGTAATTAACAATTTGACAGTCCAACCCATTCCACCTGACTTGGCATGTTTGAATAGCTTGGAACAACATTTGATTGCCTTACATATACCATTTATGAAAATGTTAGCTTTACCTAAAGGTGGGCAAAATGGAGTACATGGACCAGTGACGTGTGTTCCAGCAAATATtgtgcaaacaaacaatttgCTGCCTCGTTCAAATATGGAAGGGTCTTTATTGGCTGTAAAACTGAAGCGAAAATTAACATATAAAGGTTATTATGAATACCAATTTGTTGATACGATGCGCATAAGACAagcattacaaattttaaaacaaacaaatgtgcattATAAAGATGTTAATTTTAACGAAACCTGGATAAATGAGTTTTGTAGGGAACAAGGTGAAGTTGTAGAAAATATCAATAATGTTGAAAGTGGTGAAAACTCAAATGTTGAAGACGACCTTTTGCATGATAGACAACAACATTGTATGTTTCAAGACACCTGTTTAATGCCTGTTGATATTGGCCAGGAAGCGCTCGATCAGTACTttgatgatgttttaaatttggcaCCAGCAGAAGGCAATAATCCTGTGAAATTGCTTTCTGATCATACAAATGAAGCCAAATGCTTCCCAGTCTTATTTCCACAGGGACGAAATACATACCACGATAGTAGGCAATATCGACTTACTTTGGCACGTTATTTCAACAACAGAATTTTACATGCTGATGGAAGGTTTgcacaaaatgttgaatatatattttttgctcagtACATGTCTGAGATAGAGCAGGTTATCTCAAATGTATCCATTGCATTACGCAAAGGAAACAAaggtcaaacatttaaaaagctgAGCAAAGATatgttaaaaaatgaagaaTCATTGAGGGATTTATTAAAGTTTGATGAAGGTTATCGTTTCCTTAAACCTATAAGAGGTACCCCAGCTTTTTGGCAGGGAGTACAACGAGACCTGATTGCCTGTGTTCGTCAgcttggtgttcctacctggttttgttcattttcttcgGCTGACATTCGGTGGAAAACCCTTCTGAacagtatattaaaaaataacggTAGAACACAGACAGCAGAAGAGTTAGAATGGGCAGACAAATGTGAACTGCTTCGTCACAATCCCGTAGCTGCTGCACGATATTTTGATTTTCGCTGGCATATCTTTTTGCGCGAGGTGCTTATGTCTGATTTACATCCAATTGGTAAAATCCTGGATTACTTTCACAGGGTGGAATTTCAGCAGCGTGGTTCACCTCATACTCACTGCTTTTTTTGGATTTTCAATGCTCCACTGattgacaaaaacacagatgatgAAGTATGTGAATTTATCGATAAATATGTAACATGTGAATTACCTTCAGAAGATGAGGCATTATTAGACATAGTCACGTCTGTACAGGAGCATTCAAAGCAACATACCAaatcatgtaaaaagaaaaacacagtttGTCGTTTCAATTATCCCAGGCCAGCATCCAGTAGGACATTTATTAGTCGTaggaaaactgatgaaaatgacaaaaaacaatgcaaatgtAAGGTAGATAAAGATGCTTTAGCAAAATGTGCATGTAAAAATGAGGAACAGCAAGAATCTATCAGAGCAGCAGAAATTATGACAGCAGTAAAGACTGCTCTTTCAGATAAAAACGCGAGCTTCGACTCTGTGGAACATTTGTTTGAAAGCCTCGGCATAAATCAAGAAACGTTTGAGGATGCATATCAACGCTTTAGTCGAAATACACATGTTGTTTTGAAAAGGGACGTTAAAGCGGTTTGGGTAAATCCGTACAATAAGTCACTGCTAAAATGTTGGAATGCAAACATGGACATACAATACGTTATTGATGCATATGCATGCATAGTGTACATAATTTCTTATATTTCAAAGTCAGAAAGGGAAATGGGATTACTGTTAAGAAATGCTCAAAGTGAAGCCGCAAAAGATGGAAATGTTTCTGCAAAGGCTGCATTAAAAAATCTCGGTAGTGTTTATCTACAGAACAGAGAGGTCTCTGCTCAAGAGGCAGTCTATCGGTTAACAAATATGCATCTGAAGGAATGCTCAAGGAAAGTTGTCTTTGTACCAACAGGGGACAATCAAGTGAAACTAAGTTTGCCTTTAAATGTGTTACGGCAAAAGGCGGCATCACAAAATCTTACCACGGAAGACATGTGGATGACCAGTACAGTAGAACGGTATAAAAATAGACCCAATGATGCCACTTTTAATGATATGTGTATGGCCACATTTGCatcagaatatcgtgttttGAGTAAGAATGAGAAATGCCAAAATCGGATTACACTGAATAATGATTGCGGTTTCATCGCAAAAAGAACACGAACAAAACCTGCAGTAGTTCGATACATGCGCTTTTCTGAAAGTAAAAATTCAGAATTGTTTTACCAAAGTAGGATGCAATTGTTTTTGCCATATCGGGTAGATACACAGCTAAAACCTCCCAACTGCGAATTATTTGAACAGTTTTACAAAAATGGTCATGTGAGATTTAATGATGGTTCAAAACATTCAGTGAAGTCGGTTGTTGATTTGAACAGAAGTAAATTTGAAAAAGAAGCAAATGAATTGGAAGCCATCCAGAATATGATTGATTCAGATGGCATTTTAGAAAATGCTTGGTGTGATCTGTTCCCCGAGCAAGAGCTAGAACGATTACAATGTGAGGAGGAACGGAAAAACAAAGACCAgatagtagaagaagtagaaaatATTCCGGATTTAGCTGTAGGTAAccaaaaaatagcacatttggaaAAGAGAAATAACATAATGAGCAGAAGTGATGGCTTGGCTTTAATTAGATCTCTCAATAAGACACAATTGTCTGTTTTCTATCAAATACGACAGTGGTGTTTACAAAAGTTAGCAGGGAAAAATCCCGATCCATTGCATGTATTCATTACAGGTGGTGCCGGGACAGGAAAAACCCATTTAATAAAAGCTATTCAATATGAAGCAACAAGACTGTTGTCAACAGTCTGCCGCCATCCTGacaatgtttgtgttttgataACTGCTCCAACAGGAATTGCTGCATACAAtttgcatgcatcaactattcATCATACATTTAGCATAAGCAAAGATTGTCGCTTACCTTACACACCATTGGGTGAGGAAAAGCTTAATTCATTGCGTGCTAAATATAGTGATTTGCAAATTCTCATAATAGATGAAATATCTATGGTTGATCACAAAATGTTATCATATATTCATGGTAGGTTAAgacaaattaaacaaactggTGATGTTCACCCCTTTGGTAAAGTAAGTGTAATTGCTGTTGGAGATTTTTTCCAATTGCCTCCGGTAAAAGGGAAACCCCTATATGTAGATGATGTTGGCTTTAACTTGTGGTCTAATCGATTTAGACTTGTGGAATTGAAAGATATAGTTAggcaaaaagaccatgtttttGCAGAGTTGCTGAATAGAATACGAACTCGTTCCAAAGGCACCCCAATGTTAAAAACTGACATAGAAACTCTAAAAAGTTGTGAAACTGGCGAAGTCAGCTCAGCATTGCACATATTTCCTACTAATAAACAAGTAAATGAACACAACATTCAACAGCTATTTAAGACTTGTCCAGAATATATTGAGATAGATGCTCAGGACTTTGtcactaataaaaaaacaggaaaactagaGTTAAAAAGTGGACATCACGCTAAAGCACATGATGCATGTTTGGCAGAAAAATTGTTGTTGGGAAAAGATGCACGGGTTATGTTGTGTAAGAATGTTGATGTTATGGATGGTCTGGTTAATGGTGTATGTGGTACAGTAAGACATATTGTTACTTATCAAAATAATAAGTTTCCTCAAAAAGTGTATGTGAAATTTGATGATAATCAAATCGGTGCCCAAAGTAGGAAACAATCTGCAGGTTCCaatccatttatttcaatgggtgccactGCGATTGAGCCAGAGGAAGAAAGGGCCACAAAACAAGGAGGGTTGCGCAGACAGTTTCCACTTAAACTTGCGTGGGCTTGTACAATACATAAAGTACAAGGAATTACAGTTGACAATGTAGTAGTGTCCctcaaaaaagttttttctgCAGGACAGGCGTATGTGGCCTTAAGTCGTGTTACCAGTTTGGCAGGATTAGTTATTCAAGATTTAGAAGATAAAGCTCTGTATTGTAAAGATCACATTAAGGATGCAATTCAGAGCATGCCTAAATTCCTGatagaaaatgaaacaaaatccaaATTCAACACACATACTTTTTCTTTATTCATGATGAATGTGCAAAATTTGCCGTGTCATGTTTTTGATCTGGGATTGTGCACACAGCATTTGCAGCTTAACTGTATTGCTGTTATAGAAACCTGGCTACCACCTGTTTTTTCAATGGAAGCAGTCAAACTTGATGGTTACAATTTTCATAGTGCACCACGTGCTTTAGCATACAATGGCAACCACCCTGCTTTGGTTGGTTTGCAACACCAACAACACGGTGGTGTTGGCATGTATATTGCACACAATATGAAATATGACATTCTCAAACTACCAAATGTGAACTTGGAATGCTGGGCTTACAAATGTGCTACTTACAATATATTAGTAGCAGTCATTTATCGACCACCATCATATCCCATGtctttatttaaagaaaatctAGGAAAGCTCCTTGATTGGCTAGATCCTCAAAGTAACACAATAGCTGTCATGGGAGATTTCAATGATGATCTTCTAAAATCATCCACAATCTGCAAATTTGTAACAGACAGAGGGTATTCTCAGCTTGTTGGAGAACCCACGACAGAAAAAGGTACACAAATTGATCATGTGTATGTAAAAACTCCATTTTATGATGTAAAATCTATAGTTGTACCAACATATTTCAGTGATCACGAAGGGCTTGTGTGTTCTTTTACatataaatgtatgaataatGATCCAAAAAACTAA